CCAAACCAGTAGATACTTAATCCACCCCCAAAGTAAAGTGTGGCAGTAGCCAAGCCCCAAGCCGTATCACACAAACATGTCACAACGcctcatctctgtgggatcgatccttactTCCCTATTCTAGTTAGTTAGTATTAGTGGGTTAAGGTTTTTGTTCGATCGCCCTCCTTTCAGCTCTTCCCTTCCTCTCACTCAAGTTGGAGCCACTCAGCTTGATCAGCCTGAGATTTTACCCGATCCACTAACCCGCATTTTGCAGGTAAACAGGCAGAAATAGGCTGGCCTGATCAGGTCGATTGCCCAACTTGAGCAGTTCACGAAGACACACACCAGCTTTAAAGAGAGATAAGAGACGCGCGTACGCGAACAtatctcctactttattttatcatttaactCAGTTCTTAATCTTTGTACCAATAAGAATTCtctcaacttaattgggacggagggagtacattttactatatttcaaCTCTACACGGACCGTGGAGTTGGTATGATGAATCCAACATTCACATGACATTGCCCTAAAGTCCAATATGTTTCATACCATtggtagaaagaaaaaacaattaaagtattgttagtgggaAATGAACTTTGCTGCTGATTACTTATCACATTATGCTTATTCGGTGCACAACGTCGTTCATGTGCTGGAGAATCCACCCACAGAGCAAAATTCGAAAGAGCATACTCTTatgagacggactaaaaagtaAAGAACGCATACTCTTGTAAGGCGGGCGGAGTACTAAACTTCAGATACTATTGGACAAACAGAGTTTTGGGGTAAAAACACTACTAAACTAAATAAGCAAACAAagcaattaaatagaataagtaAAGAAAAACATCGATTGATTTGATTGAGAAAACACATGAAACAAGGGAATTCCAGTGATAAAAATTTCACTACGCCAGTCTATTCAAAATACAGTTATGATATCCAACCAGCGACTTCAGGGTTACTAGGGCGAGTCACCTAATTACTGTCGTTTGCCGAACAACTTGGATTACTAGCATTAAAGTTGTCAATCTTAGGTAATAGTAACTCCTAAAAGTTCAATGGACCATTAAAAAAGCCATCAGTCTTAAGATTACCTTTTTTGGAATATTAACTATAGTGTCATCAATCTAAATCTAACACATGGATCCTCTCTCGATTCCCCTTCATAGAATTGACCGAAATAATTATAAGTTTAGGATATCAGAAGCTggaattaaataaacataaagaGTTAATTTCCAATCCCTagaattcaataaattatttatccaTAGACGATGTGACACAatccataataaaataagaatacaTAATAACAATCTATGGCAAAACCCAACGGTAGAATCTTGATGGCTTTAGTCTTCTGTCTATTCTCTTACTCCAGTCTTTAAGTATAGAATGATGTTTGGATGGTCGATGATGAATCTCTTGGATAGGGAATTCTTAGGTGAATTATGTCTTGAATGATGAAGTATGTGgaatatttatagatttgtgggaatttttcTCTACAAGCTAACAATTCtggtgatgcactttttattaccaCTAAAATTACCTGCCTGTATACAAGGTattagtatagctaaaggttagtaccgggttgtcgaacacggggaataatATCACAGACTGGCTACCTTCTACTAAGCTTCTTTCACAATTTGAAAAACCAAGGATTTGTGAAAACTTTTTTGAAAACAAGGAAACTGAAAGCAAtaaacaactaattgcaaCAAATACTAGAGATAAAGATATGAGaaataagagaattccagggatgtgccttcacagttatggttatacaagttccaactacaataccctagcacagtttatacttcgatagaacgagtcacactAGTTCTGCCCATGCGGTACAAGtgtagattactaacactagggttgtcaatcctagattcataactcctaaaagctcctaagacccttgaaaagtccccactttcaattaacagtgccggtTTAAGgaaagctaattgtagtgtctattaagtggatctaactctccaacctcctctcacgattatgtagcaagttatattaaatattcatcgaatgtgtcactcaaacatgaaGTATTACAGAAcaattgggtagtggtgattaatatctagtggtgctaggattgctattacaTTGAATcatgcgcgaggtgagtctcgtttgataatgtcctcaagaggggcgtgaaacaaggttttattattcggaacctagctagttggggtttgatcactctatgaatattaaataagcgtttcatgctaagtccactcttggaattaataagaaattaattaattaagtccatagcagacaataattaattaatggatatttttatcttaagcacGAGAAACgaaagttaaaacggaaacccagattacttataatttcagaTTAGGacggggagagttcaatattacttctgtagtggttgctcgtaatattccaattaaagcttatattaaattgtgggttcaatttaattattaaaaagtaaattggatgagcccatatccaaaaccttctaTAGATCCATTTATGGGCCCAAAATGAAcgtaatataaataggagaataaaggagatagaaaataagagttactccctccgtccacaaacaatagatcacttttgccattttgggacgtctacaaaaaatagatcactttcttaaaatggaaaatttatctctcatacttttcccactttttcttccctctctcatacattactcactttttctccctatctctcttactttacctactttttctccccctctctcttactttaataattctacattaaaacccgtaccatacacaaagtgatctattttttgtggacggagggaatattattttctaaaatttttgcCTCCCCCCCCTTGTAGGTGTTGGTCGAATTTTCCTCTCCTCCGTGGAGTagaatttctgtcttctttatttaattcctagTATTCCAGTGAGATCAGCctacactgatattggagtacagttcggggatcagagagaagatccgtggtctagtatcaaagcgtcacgtggagaagtcgccaaccatcatcaattctttggagaattaattaggtattatttctgctccgtagaaaagcatgttttaggtttcaatattcttaaagcatgataaattcaagttatgagcatgatacatgtgagaattacacgaatagattttgtctaaataatccgctaaatagatctgattattatgtgatttatttgttcgattaataattgttaaattatgataatccGACGcaacgcttccgctgccagttcctgcAGGACCTTCAATGCCATCCGAGAATGAGGGTAGTGTAGAAGAAAAGAGAGCTGTAGAGGAGGAATTAGTCGAAGAAGATGAGACAGTGCAAATTTCTACTCCACCTAAGGAGAACACGACTATACATTCAACTACACCACCTACAGCTCACACTCCAGCTGAAGTGAGGATCCCTTATCCTCAACGTGttcagaagaagaagacagaTGCTCAGTTCTCGAGGTTCTTAGACATCTTCAGGAAGGTGAACTTGAATATCCCATTGGTGGAGGCACTTCAAGAAATGCCTACGTATGCAAAGTTCCTAAAAGATGTGCtctccaagaagaagaagtggaCTGACTATGAGACGGTGAACATATCTGAAAACTGTAGTGCCATAATTCAGAAAAAGCTACCGACCAAGCTTAAAGATCCTGGGAGTTTCAACATCTCATGCGTCATTGGAAAGGACAGACAGACAAATGCACTTTGTGATCTGGGGGCGAGCATAAATTTGATGTCATTATCGTTTTCAGAAAGATGAAGATTGACACTCTCAAGCCGACTACAATCACGCTGCAGATGGCCGATAGAACCGTCACCTATCCTAAAGGAATTGTTGAGGACGTTCTTGTGATGGTACACGACTTGATATTTCCCGTCGATTTTGTAGTGTTGGATATGGAAGAAGACGTGAATGTACCGCTTATCCTGGGGCACCCATTCCTTGCAACGGGAAAAACATTGATAGATATAGCATAGGGAGAGCTTACTCTTCATATGGGCAACAAACACCACATCTTATCAATCTACAATGCTATGAAGAGTCGTGAGGAAGATGAACTTGTTAAGAAGAAGGAGTGCAAAGTTGTGCATGTTTTAGAGGTCCAAAAGGCACAAAAAATTGAGTCCACATTTGGGGATTTTTCTTTGCTGCAGTGGATGGTTGGTTCATGTGGTTGTTCAATTTCTAAAGAAAAGACTGCATCAAATCCTAAagtgaaggagaagaaaacaaaaggtgTAATTTCACCCAAAGTGGAGACCAAACTTTCTGATGAAGTTCTGAAAAATACCTGGTGGAAGAAGAGATTGGCGAGATCATATGCTTCCAAGATTGACAGAAAAGCCAACACCACCATTTATGGCGTGACATGATGCAGCTCATGGAGGACGTCGAGCCAACGACAATAACCAAAGGCACTGTAGGGGAGGTAACCCTTAGGaggtaacttttaattttttcgtttcAGTTTGCTTTTGGTGTGTTTTGTGTTGCTTGCACACCATGTAAGTTTGCCttctccaccaactttttaaacTTATTCTTTGCATAGctttgaataagtttggggggatgataTGGTGGATAGGGACACTAACGAGGTACTTATCTTATTGCTTTAGATTGATTAGTTGTCTTTTGTTGCTTTTGACTTTGTTTTAGGATAGAATTGCTTTGGTGGATAGATTGATTGGTTGcgatttattgaaaattttgagcttgaattgaaaaaaagttgGTAGTAATTGGGGTGAAGACTAGTTGTCTATGATAAAAGAACCATCCATTTTGAGCTATCACTTGACCATTGACTCGAGAGTTTGAGTAATAGGGTGCATAAGTAACGAATTTCTTGTTTTCCTTGATTCATGCTAtttagtctcatttttttttacctaaaCACTAACCTTAATATATAACACCCTTGATAGCCAAGTTTGAGCCTTAAgccttttattttgtcaagcTAATCAAGTGGGTTGGGAATCTTAAACTCTAAATTTGTTGAGATATGAAAATAAGAGTCGAGAGAGTATAATTGAACAAGGTTGGTTGAGTTTGTACTTTAAAAAAAGCGTGAAcgaaacaaaaagaagaaaaagaaaaaaaaaagaaagaaaaaaaattatatatagagaATAATTTGAGGCCTTTGGAAGATGGGAAGAAACTAGACAAAGTCTAGTTATTATCGAGAAGTGTTTTGAGAATGGTTGAAGTTAAAAGTCGATTGTTGTGATTTCATGGGATTTTACGTTTTGGGAATTTCAGTca
The nucleotide sequence above comes from Salvia hispanica cultivar TCC Black 2014 chromosome 5, UniMelb_Shisp_WGS_1.0, whole genome shotgun sequence. Encoded proteins:
- the LOC125189845 gene encoding uncharacterized protein LOC125189845, which codes for MPSENEGSVEEKRAVEEELVEEDETVQISTPPKENTTIHSTTPPTAHTPAEVRIPYPQRVQKKKTDAQFSRFLDIFRKVNLNIPLVEALQEMPTYAKFLKDVLSKKKKWTDYETVNISENCSAIIQKKLPTKLKDPGSFNISCVIGKDRQTNALCDLGASINLMSLSFSER